Within the Terriglobales bacterium genome, the region AGGCGCCGGCACGTTCAGCGGCAGGATGAACTCGCCCATCTCGCCCGTGTTCCCCAGCAGGCGCGGCGGACGCATGTTGGGCGCGGGCAGGCCCGCGCTCTCGGCGGCCGAGGCCAAACGGATGCGCGCCTCCCGCTCCGGAAGCGTGACCAGCTTCTGGCGACGGACGATCTCTTCGATCTGCCCCAATCGATCGCGGTAGTGCGGCAGGATGGCTTCGCCGATCAGTTGTTCCTTCTTCAGCTTGCGGATCACGTCGCGGTAGTCCGTGAGTCCGTCCCAGCCGCGCAGGCGGGCGACTTCGGGCGCGATCTTCTGCATCTCCAGGCGGATCTCACGGAAGGCCTGATGCGCGCGCTCGGCCAGCTCGCCGGGAGGAATGTCCACTCCGTACTGCCGCAGGTTGAAGGCGTAGAGCTCCGGCGGCAGGCGGAAGTCAATGCGCGCTTTAGGCAGGACTTCCTTGCGCAGGAACTCGTCGTAGGCGGCGAGCTGTTCCTCCAGCTTGGCGTACGGTTCCTGGTAGCCTGCGATCTGATACCGCTCGAAGAGCTGCCCGATGCCCTCGACGAAATAGTCGCTGTTCCCCAGGTCTTTTTCCAGTTCCGACTTCACCGGCATCAACAGTGCCGGGTTCTTCATGCGCTCCCGCGTGAGGGCCATGGCCAGTTCCGTCAGAGGCTTGTAGCCCGGCGCCATGCCGGTGTACTTGCGCAGACGGACCAGCGCTGCGGGACGGCGTTGCTCGGCGATCTGGTCGTCCAGCAGGGCTCGGCTCGAATAAAAGAACAGCCGCGCAAGATTGAGATACGGAACCTCGTACTTCTCCTCCAGCAGCGAGCCCTGGATGGATTCTTCCCCTGCCTTGATGAGGATCTCCAGGTCCTGGCGGACCAGGGGGTCCTTTTCCGCAGCCAGACGGGCCTTCAATACGTCCACAGCCTCTGCGGTGGCCTTGCGGATGCGCTCTTCGAAGCCGGGCGTGCGGTCGATGATGTTCTCATCCACACCCTCCACGCCCTGTTGCGCCGCGCTTTCCGGAGAGAATCGGGCCTCGACGTCCAGCAGGAGTCTGGTGTTCTCATCCGAGCGCGCCACCCACGGAGCTTGCTTACGGGCGGGCGCGGCTTCCGGAGCCTGCTGGGCGGTTACAGGCAGGGCGAGAGCGAGACCCAGGAGGCCGGCTGCGGCCCTGCGCCAAGAAGGAAGAATTCTCGGAAGGCCCATGAAATCCCTTTCTGTCGTGGCGGACTTTCGCTAGTCCTTCAGCAGTTGCCGGGCGATGACCAGGCGCTGGATCTCGCTGGTGCCTTCGCCGATGGTGCACAGCTTGACGTCCCGGTAGAACTTCTCCGCCGGGTAGTCCTTGATGAAGCCGTAGCCGCCGTGGATCTGCACGCACTCGTTGGCGCAGCGCACCGCCACTTCGCTGGTGTAGAGCTTGGCCATGGACGATTCCATGGTGGTCTTCTCGCCGTTGTCCTTCAGCGTAGCGGCGCGCATGGTGAGCAGGCGCGCGGCGTCGATTTCCGTGGCCATGTCGGCAAGCTTCCACTGGATGGCCTGGAACTCGCAGATGGCGCGGCCAAACTGGCGGCGCTCCTGCGAGTAGCG harbors:
- a CDS encoding DUF885 domain-containing protein; its protein translation is MARSDENTRLLLDVEARFSPESAAQQGVEGVDENIIDRTPGFEERIRKATAEAVDVLKARLAAEKDPLVRQDLEILIKAGEESIQGSLLEEKYEVPYLNLARLFFYSSRALLDDQIAEQRRPAALVRLRKYTGMAPGYKPLTELAMALTRERMKNPALLMPVKSELEKDLGNSDYFVEGIGQLFERYQIAGYQEPYAKLEEQLAAYDEFLRKEVLPKARIDFRLPPELYAFNLRQYGVDIPPGELAERAHQAFREIRLEMQKIAPEVARLRGWDGLTDYRDVIRKLKKEQLIGEAILPHYRDRLGQIEEIVRRQKLVTLPEREARIRLASAAESAGLPAPNMRPPRLLGNTGEMGEFILPLNVPAPPGSREATQRMDDFTHEAASWSLVAHEARPGHEMQFAAMVEKGVSTARVIYAFNSTNVEGWGLYSEAIIKPYMPLEGQLCSLQFRLQRAARAFLDPELQMGKVTPQQAHDVLTTEVVLSEAMANQEVERYTFRAPGQATSYFYGYTRLVDLRHELEGKLGTRFDQQKFHDFILSQGLLPPDLLRKAVLAEFAGIGATTTGN